A portion of the Pseudomonas sp. PSE14 genome contains these proteins:
- the recX gene encoding recombination regulator RecX gives MAVELDNPVAVRRVAMDLLARREHGRAELSRKLRQRGAAQELIDPALDRLAEEGLLNESRYLESYIASRARAGYGPVRIREELSQRGLPRGEIDSALSESDVDWSENLREVWRRKFARLPQDARERAQQGRFLSYRGYPMEAISRLLSGRRSDD, from the coding sequence ATGGCCGTCGAGCTCGATAACCCCGTCGCGGTGCGGCGGGTCGCCATGGACCTGCTGGCGCGACGCGAGCATGGCCGGGCGGAGCTCTCGCGCAAGCTGCGGCAACGCGGTGCTGCGCAGGAACTGATCGACCCTGCCCTCGACCGTCTGGCCGAGGAGGGGTTGCTCAATGAAAGCCGCTATCTGGAAAGCTACATCGCCAGTCGAGCGCGGGCAGGATACGGCCCGGTGCGAATTCGCGAGGAGCTGTCGCAACGCGGCTTGCCCCGTGGCGAAATCGACAGTGCCCTGAGCGAGTCTGACGTCGACTGGAGTGAAAACCTGCGTGAGGTCTGGCGTCGCAAGTTCGCCCGACTGCCGCAGGATGCCCGCGAGCGGGCCCAGCAGGGGCGGTTCCTGAGCTATCGGGGATACCCGATGGAAGCCATCAGCCGGCTCCTGAGTGGCCGGCGATCGGACGATTGA
- a CDS encoding LOG family protein yields MPYEPDDYLSRHFQTSGTELAQKIEELAELAAPGNSQNLPLYREMLTTVARMAQADRNRWDAKIMMQTLREMEHAFSTLEQFKRRRKVTVFGSARTPVDHPVYALARELGETLARYDLMVITGAGGGIMAAAHEGAGLENSLGFNITLPFEQHANRTVDGTSNLLSFHFFFLRKLFFVKEADALVLCPGGFGTLDEALEVLTLIQTGKSPLVPVVLLDQPGGHYWDHALEFIKEQLEDNGYILPSDMNLMKLVHSAEEAAEEIAHFYSNFHSSRWLKDRFVIRLNHPLSTRALELLEQEFGSLCVTDGFHQQPYSESELDEPEFSHLTRLAFAFNGRDQGRLRELLNFINQPENWAR; encoded by the coding sequence ATGCCCTATGAGCCCGACGATTACCTCTCCAGACACTTCCAGACCAGCGGCACGGAGCTTGCCCAGAAGATCGAGGAACTGGCCGAACTGGCCGCACCCGGCAACAGCCAGAACCTGCCGCTCTACCGCGAGATGCTCACCACCGTAGCCCGCATGGCCCAGGCCGACCGCAACCGCTGGGACGCCAAGATCATGATGCAGACCCTGCGCGAGATGGAGCATGCCTTCAGCACCCTGGAGCAGTTCAAGCGTCGCCGCAAAGTCACGGTATTCGGCTCGGCCCGCACGCCGGTCGACCACCCCGTCTACGCCCTGGCCCGCGAGCTGGGCGAAACCCTGGCCCGCTATGACCTGATGGTCATCACCGGAGCCGGCGGCGGAATCATGGCCGCGGCCCACGAAGGCGCAGGTCTGGAAAACAGCCTCGGCTTCAACATCACCCTGCCCTTCGAGCAGCACGCCAACCGCACCGTGGACGGCACCAGCAACCTGCTGTCGTTCCACTTCTTCTTCCTGCGCAAGCTGTTCTTCGTCAAGGAGGCGGACGCCCTGGTGCTCTGTCCCGGCGGCTTCGGTACCTTGGACGAGGCACTGGAAGTGCTGACCCTGATCCAGACCGGCAAGAGCCCGCTGGTACCCGTGGTGCTGCTTGACCAGCCCGGTGGGCATTACTGGGATCACGCCCTGGAGTTCATCAAGGAGCAACTCGAGGACAATGGCTACATCCTGCCCAGCGACATGAACCTGATGAAGCTGGTGCACTCGGCCGAAGAAGCGGCGGAGGAGATTGCCCACTTCTACAGCAACTTCCACTCCAGCCGCTGGCTCAAGGACCGCTTCGTGATCCGTCTGAACCATCCGCTGAGCACCCGCGCGCTGGAACTGCTGGAGCAGGAGTTCGGCAGCCTCTGCGTGACCGACGGCTTCCACCAGCAGCCCTACAGCGAATCGGAACTGGATGAACCGGAGTTCTCCCACCTCACCCGCCTGGCCTTCGCCTTCAATGGCCGGGATCAGGGCCGGCTGCGCGAGCTGCTGAACTTCATCAACCAGCCGGAAAACTGGGCGCGCTGA
- a CDS encoding MBL fold metallo-hydrolase — protein MALLTFIGAIQEVTGSCYLLETHDGVRVLLECGMRQGRSPSKGTRDNEASNRTPFPFDPKAIDAVVLSHAHLDHSGLLPRLAKEGYKGPIYATESCCDLLELMLMDSAHIQEKDAEWENKWRARLNRPPVKPLYTLEDTSRALDQRRPVSYGSTVDVARGIRVTFHNAGHILGSAIVEIEINEFGMTRRLVFSGDLGSTCSPLMRTPTPLTRADVVLLESTYGDRDHRDANETLLELAGILAQAQRDGGNVLIPSFAVGRTQDLIYYLGRFYQEGRLPQQVVYLDSPMAAQANRIYLQHIGEIADVDREYMRGTGTAKVGEWLPILRTTQSAEESMALNRIQSGAIIIAGSGMCTGGRIVHHLKHNLWREECHIVFPGFQAKGTLGRAIVDGAETVRILRQRIGVKAQIHTLGGFSAHAGQSQLIQWVGHFEHKPELYLIHGEREKMDALQKALHERLNWNANIPEPGDRIAI, from the coding sequence ATGGCGTTACTCACCTTCATCGGTGCGATCCAGGAAGTCACCGGTTCCTGCTACCTGCTGGAAACCCACGACGGCGTACGCGTGCTGCTCGAGTGCGGCATGCGCCAGGGTCGCAGCCCGAGCAAAGGCACCCGCGACAACGAGGCCAGCAACCGAACGCCCTTCCCGTTCGATCCCAAGGCAATCGACGCAGTGGTGCTGTCCCACGCCCATCTCGACCACAGCGGCCTGCTGCCGCGCCTGGCGAAGGAAGGCTACAAGGGGCCGATCTACGCCACCGAATCCTGCTGCGACCTGCTGGAGCTGATGCTGATGGACTCGGCGCACATCCAGGAAAAGGATGCCGAGTGGGAGAACAAGTGGCGCGCGCGCCTCAATCGGCCGCCGGTGAAGCCGCTGTACACCCTGGAAGACACCTCCCGCGCACTGGACCAGCGCCGGCCCGTCAGCTATGGCAGCACGGTGGATGTGGCGCGAGGCATTCGCGTCACCTTCCACAACGCCGGCCACATCCTCGGCTCGGCCATCGTCGAGATCGAGATCAACGAATTCGGCATGACACGCCGTCTGGTGTTCTCCGGCGACCTGGGCAGCACCTGCTCACCACTGATGCGCACGCCGACGCCGCTGACCCGCGCCGACGTGGTGCTGCTGGAATCCACCTATGGTGACCGCGACCACCGCGACGCGAACGAAACGCTACTGGAGCTGGCCGGCATCCTGGCCCAGGCCCAACGCGACGGCGGCAACGTACTGATCCCGTCCTTCGCCGTCGGCCGCACCCAGGACCTGATCTACTACCTCGGCCGCTTCTACCAGGAAGGCCGCCTGCCGCAGCAGGTGGTCTACCTCGACAGCCCGATGGCCGCCCAGGCCAACCGCATCTACCTGCAGCACATCGGTGAAATCGCCGACGTAGACCGCGAGTACATGCGCGGTACCGGCACGGCGAAGGTGGGCGAGTGGCTGCCGATCCTGCGCACGACCCAGAGCGCCGAGGAGTCCATGGCGCTGAACCGCATCCAGAGCGGCGCGATCATCATCGCCGGCAGCGGCATGTGCACCGGCGGCCGGATCGTCCACCACCTCAAGCACAACCTCTGGCGCGAGGAGTGCCATATCGTCTTCCCCGGCTTCCAGGCCAAGGGCACACTGGGTCGCGCCATCGTCGACGGCGCCGAAACCGTTCGCATCCTGCGCCAGCGCATCGGCGTGAAAGCACAGATCCACACTCTCGGCGGATTCTCCGCCCACGCGGGACAATCGCAATTAATTCAGTGGGTTGGCCACTTCGAGCACAAACCCGAGCTATACCTGATACATGGCGAACGAGAAAAAATGGATGCGCTGCAGAAAGCGCTCCACGAACGCCTGAACTGGAACGCAAACATTCCGGAACCGGGGGACCGGATAGCGATCTGA